In Campylobacter showae, the genomic stretch CAGCAAATCTATCATCCTCGTCACAAAGCCTTCTAGCCATTAACTCACCTAATCTTTGATGAGCCTTTCTTAGTTTTGCTCCACCAACTCTAGAATTGCTTTTGCATTTTGCAATAAGAGAGTCAAGTTCGTCGTCTTTTGACTTGCTTTGCAAATCATAAATTTTTAGTTGCTCATTTTTAATATATTGCATAGTTCTATACTGCTTTTCTCCTGCAAAGATTTGAACTATATTGCCGTCTTGATGCTCGGCAAGGTATTTTTCTAAAGAATCGTTTGGCTTTTGGTGCGCTACTACGTAAGCATTATCTGCCTCGTTTAGCATAAATATATCAGTCATAGAGTCGCCTAGTGCAACTACACTTATATTATTTTTTCTAAGCTCTTTTGTTATATATTTTTTAAGCAACGGAGTTATAAAAAAATTTTCTTCTTTTTGATAGTTGCCAAGCAGAATAGTATTGTCTTTTAAAAGCTCATTCCAGATGTCAAATATCCCACAAGTAATTGCTATAAAATGTCTTTCTTTAAATTTACTTTTGATAAATTCGTCCACTTCCTTACTTATTTGCACCTTACTCAATGCATAAGCTTTGGCTTTTTTGATATCGCTTGTATTGAAATTTAAAAGCATTTTTCGAGCTTTGAAAAATTGATAGCTAGTGTATATATCACCTTCAAATAATCTTTTAAGTTCCTCTTTTTTTATGCCTAAAAAATCGCAATAAGCATAAGTAGGGTCATTCACAGATAAGGTTTTATCGCAGTCGCTTATTATTACTTTTGATATATTTTGTTCGCATAAAAGCTTTTCTACAAATCTTTCGGCAATATTTGGATAATCAAATTTATCATAAAACTGCCATATCCAATCTCGCATAAATTCTATCGCCGTAACACTATCCTCATCAAGTATAACAAGCTCTTTTTGCATAGTGCTACAAATTTTAGACATTTGAGATATCTCAAATTTTTTCCATTTGTTTATAAAATTTTCATCAGCATTTATGCCATGCTTGTCCAGAATGTTTTTGTGCGACCATTTTATGATATTTTTAGAGCTTGTATTTAGATAAAAAAAGTGATCGTAGCACTCTTTATCCGCATCTGTAAAAACGACTTCAAAACCATCATCTTTTTTAAATGCATAGTGTCCATCAACAAAAACTATATCATTTTCGAGCTCACAAGCTTTTACGAGTTTTATAAAATCATTTTTCCTTAACTCATCTTTTTGGCAGCCATTTAACTCTTTAAAATTTTTACCAAATTTCTCTTTTGCAAGTCTATAAAGTTCGGTCGAACCCTTAATATGTAAAGCTTTTAAATTTAATGAGTTTACAAGTTTATCTATCAAATAATCCTTACCAGCTCCTGTTATGCCGTAAATTGCTATTTTCATTTCTTATCCTAAAATTTCATCGTAACAACATTTTCTAGCATCAAGCGGAGTTAATCGCTTTATGCGCCTTTCTATTTCAATCAAAGGAGTATTAAAGCTACCTTCGTTATATTCTTCTTTACCATAAAATCTACCACACGGATAAATTCCTCGCCTCGTTATAAAAATATTAGTTCTGCCAACTCCACAAAGCGTACCATACATAGTGCAATCATATTTTTGGGCTTTTTGTGGGTCCAGTTGTCTTATTTTTAGCTTTGAATTTGTAAATGAAGACAAAAAAGCGTTATATTCGTCTGCCGTTATAACTAGTTTTCGATCATGACAGTCAAATAACCTAGAAAACGTAATATCGCTAAATTTCTCATCTACTAAAAATTTTTCCAACTTCTCTTTATTTTTTATACTAAGTGCATGCACGGTGCAGTTTATGGCAGGCTTTACACCAAATAAACTTTCATACTTTTTTATCTCCTCATAAACCTTTTGAAATTTTTCGCGCCCTATATTATGAAGTTCCTCGTATCCGTCTAGTGAAACGCAAAGTTTAATAATATCTCTATGATCATAGAAAAATTTAAGTTTCTCGTTATCTAATAAAATAGCATTTGTGATTGTGTAAAAGTCGATATTTGCGGATGCTTTCTTAGCATAGTCGATAATGTATTTTATTTTATCAAATTCCATTAACGGCTCTCCTGAACCAACTATACCAAGTTTAAATTTTCCGTTTTTTATATCGTGGTATAAATTTATATTGTCTATTATTTCACCTAGCTCGTCTTCGTTAAATTCCTGTTTTTGTCCGCTTAGCTTTTGTGTATATTCTCCGTGAAAATGACAATATTTGCATTTTAAATTACAACGTTCGCCAAGCGATATACAAGCTCTATCTATCATCTCTTTCTCCTTTTAAAAGCTTTTTTAACTCCATTGCTTCACTTTGACTAAATAAAGCAAGCCTTAGATGTTCAAAAGCTGTTTTGTTTTTCCTATCTCTTATTTTGATGTCGGTTATCTTTGCTAACATAAAAATTATATTTTTATGCTCTTTTATACATGCTTTTATGAGCGCAGTAAAGCCGTTGTTGTCTTGTTGATTTACGCAAGCTCCTTGCCGTAATAAAAAATCAACGCCGCTTTCAAATCCGCCCCAAGCACAGACCATAAGCGGCGTATTTCCAAAATTTTCTCCTTTACTACCTAGCTCTACATCAGCGCCCCTACTCACTAAAAGCTTCATCAGTTCGATATTTTTTAATTGCGCTGCGTGATGAAGCGCTGAAAAGCCATATTTATGCTCATCAAGAGCATTGATATCAAGGCTGGGTAAATTTAACAGATAATCTATTATTTGTGATTTTTTATTTCTTATTGCCGTCATCAGTGGAGTAAGTCCATTCATAGGATCGTGTATATTTACATTAATGTCATCTAGATTAAGCCTTTCTAACTTTGTAAATTTATTGTTTTTTACAAGTGACAAAAATTCCAAAGACTTATTTCTATCAAATTTATCATCCTTGCTAAAATCTTTAAAATACTCGTTTGGAGTTATGGCTTTTATATTATTTATATCTTTAATCAAAAACTGAAAATATATATCATCGCTTAGCATATAAACCTTATCGCTAGGATTTTGCTTAGCTTTTACTTTAGCGACATTAGCTATTTTTTCATCGTTATTTTTAATGCTCGTATCGCTTTTTGAGCTGATGATTTTTTCGCCTAAATTTTTTATTGTAGTCATTATAAGCCACGCAGCTTGGCTGTTTTTATCTTTTTTATCTTTTATGTTATTAAGCTCAGATATAACAACATCTGGAATAATGACCTCGTCAAATCTCCCAACTAATTCTTTTGGTAAAAACGGCTTTTTTATAAGTGCCGAAGTATCTACAACAATAATTTTTTTACTATCTAAATTTCTACCAAGCAGTCTATCCGCCGATACACCGAATATATCGGCTAATTTTAACAGCTGGGTAGATGACGGCTCACTCTTTGCGTTTTCCCAGTTTGAGATAACAGGTCTTGTTATATTTAATTTGTCTGCTAATTCTTGTTGTAACATATTTATACCCTCTCTTGCGTCTTTTATATTTTTGGCTATCGTATTTAAATTCATTCTTTCTCCTTAGTAAAATTGTAAGTGAATTATACACAATATTAGTATTTAAGTCAATAAAATTTTAATATGTAAATGATATTTACACAATGTAATCATTTGTTACATAATGAAAAACTCGCATTATGAGTAATATAGATAGAATTTTTATAATTTTATATATTAAAAGACGATAACTCATTGTCCTAATTTTCATCGCTTTGATACCATACAACTAACATGATGGCTATTGAAGGCGGGATAGGATATAAAATTTCGTTTTTTATCAACATAGTGATCTTTGAAATCGGTTTAAGCAGACTGCATGATGCCGGCAATGGCTAGCCTAGTGTTTTGATATACATGTCAGGTTATGGGCGTGCGAGTAGGAACAATGTTAAGCCAAACCAAAGTCGTAAAAATGCGAAGCCATCTTTTCTGTAGTTTGCAGGCTGCACAGATGCTCTATGCGCTAGTTATTATCACGGCAATAGCTTGGTTGCAGTACTGTTATCAGATGCTCTGTAATAATAGAATTTTGGTCTTCATATGTAATGTCTTAGCGCGATTGTGTTTGCGATGATTTTTTCTATACCCAAGACCCACCGTCGCAAAAGCACTCCACAAAGCCGATCGCATCGTCGTTTAAAAACCATCTAAGATTATTAGATGCCAATTATGCGTTACATGCTTAGTGCGATATTTTGCTATGTAGCTACCTACACCTTTATAATTAGCTCACTGTACTAATTAGATCGCTACAATATACGGTAACAATATATTGTCTTTAGTAATATTCATAGTATATTTTAACAAACAACTTACCGTTTAAAAATTTGATTCAAATTCAGTCGCCAAAGCCAAATTTTACTTTTTCTTATTTTCACTTTTTTGCGTGTCTAACGCCTCAAATTTCTGCTTTAAAATTTTAAAAACTTCGTGCTTTGAGAGCTCGTATTTGTCGTATATCACGACATCGTCGTCGCCGATAGGCTGCATAAGGCCATCAGCCGCGTCGCGGTCTAGTTTGCCTCTTTTAAATCTAACGTTTAAAACGTCGATTTTGCGTTTAGCGTCGACCATGCGAACGCCGATATCTTCGATATCTTTAAAGTAAAATTTAGCGTTTTTGCCGCCCTTTTGCACTAAAAATCCGTCGTCATCGATGCTTAGAAAGCTAACTTGAAATATCTTTTTCACGCAAAAAACGGCGCAGATCACGGCGACGACCACGGTAAAA encodes the following:
- a CDS encoding phosphoribosyltransferase — translated: MLLNFNTSDIKKAKAYALSKVQISKEVDEFIKSKFKERHFIAITCGIFDIWNELLKDNTILLGNYQKEENFFITPLLKKYITKELRKNNISVVALGDSMTDIFMLNEADNAYVVAHQKPNDSLEKYLAEHQDGNIVQIFAGEKQYRTMQYIKNEQLKIYDLQSKSKDDELDSLIAKCKSNSRVGGAKLRKAHQRLGELMARRLCDEDDRFAVLALMRAGMPYAMGIADGLEAAGKKVAIFFIEKDIDEILIESIKDRRVLIVDAVVNSGETLYKILNKLPLDSIITATVVPENIPLKVFEILKRNRLFTVRISPNRYKGEKVMRIENGKGPDTGDRLFGTMEL
- a CDS encoding radical SAM protein — encoded protein: MIDRACISLGERCNLKCKYCHFHGEYTQKLSGQKQEFNEDELGEIIDNINLYHDIKNGKFKLGIVGSGEPLMEFDKIKYIIDYAKKASANIDFYTITNAILLDNEKLKFFYDHRDIIKLCVSLDGYEELHNIGREKFQKVYEEIKKYESLFGVKPAINCTVHALSIKNKEKLEKFLVDEKFSDITFSRLFDCHDRKLVITADEYNAFLSSFTNSKLKIRQLDPQKAQKYDCTMYGTLCGVGRTNIFITRRGIYPCGRFYGKEEYNEGSFNTPLIEIERRIKRLTPLDARKCCYDEILG
- a CDS encoding ankyrin repeat domain-containing protein — translated: MNLNTIAKNIKDAREGINMLQQELADKLNITRPVISNWENAKSEPSSTQLLKLADIFGVSADRLLGRNLDSKKIIVVDTSALIKKPFLPKELVGRFDEVIIPDVVISELNNIKDKKDKNSQAAWLIMTTIKNLGEKIISSKSDTSIKNNDEKIANVAKVKAKQNPSDKVYMLSDDIYFQFLIKDINNIKAITPNEYFKDFSKDDKFDRNKSLEFLSLVKNNKFTKLERLNLDDINVNIHDPMNGLTPLMTAIRNKKSQIIDYLLNLPSLDINALDEHKYGFSALHHAAQLKNIELMKLLVSRGADVELGSKGENFGNTPLMVCAWGGFESGVDFLLRQGACVNQQDNNGFTALIKACIKEHKNIIFMLAKITDIKIRDRKNKTAFEHLRLALFSQSEAMELKKLLKGERDDR